The Hyperolius riggenbachi isolate aHypRig1 chromosome 3, aHypRig1.pri, whole genome shotgun sequence genome window below encodes:
- the PTHLH gene encoding parathyroid hormone-related protein, producing the protein MLRSLLPHCSLAVFILSCTFPAHGRPAQGLNGRVRRAVSEHQLLHDKGRSLQELRRRIFLQNLIEGVNTAEIRSVPEELPRPIPSVKNFNTLRMVGEEEGVTTQLTQETHKSQIFKDPPPKIPGKKKKGKPGKRKEQDKRKRKERAALEGLQDPPGPEVWWEELGIRTQ; encoded by the exons ATGTTGCGGAGTCTCCTACCACACTGCAGTCTGGCAGTCTTTATCCTCAGCTGTACATTCCCCGCCCATGGGAGGCCGGCACAAGGGCTCAACGGCAGAGT ACGAAGAGCGGTCTCCGAACACCAGCTTCTACACGACAAGGGCAGATCTCTCCAAGAGCTCAGACGCAGAATCTTCCTGCAGAATCTCATTGAAGGAGTGAATACGGCTGAAATCCGATCAGTCCCTGAGGAACTGCCTCGCCCCATTCCCAGCGTCAAGAACTTTAACACCTTGCGCATGGTGGGTGAAGAGGAAGGAGTcacgactcagctgactcaggagaCACACAAGTCACAGATCTTCAAAGATCCCCCACCCAAAATCCCAGGCAAGAAAAAGAAGGGCAAGCCAGGCAAAAGAAAGGAGCAGGACAAAAGAAAGAGGAAAGAGAGGGCGGCACTAGAAGGCTTGCAGGACCCGCCTGGACCAGAAGTTTGGTGGGAAGAACTGGGCATCAG AACGCAGTGA